Proteins found in one Abyssibius alkaniclasticus genomic segment:
- a CDS encoding dipeptidase, producing MKPEILEAADAAMPAALDRLFELLRIQSISTDSAFAEPCSAAADWLVEDLTSIGFTASRRDTPGHPMVVAHHDGPGPHVLFYGHYDVQPVDPLELWNSNPFDPQLEDTPKGKVIRARGASDDKGQLMTFVEACRVLKAETGALPCKITILFEGEEESGSPSLTPFLKANADELRADFAMVCDTGMWDADTPAICTTLRGLVGEEVTIQGADIDLHSGGYGGPAVNPLRVLSHILAGLHDADGRVTLDGFYDGVAPISNATRAQWDSLNFDEAAFLGAVGLSHLAGEQGFSALEQNWARPTAEINGIWGGYTGKGFKTVLPAKAHAKVSFRLVGTQDPAKVRSAFRAHVNAMLPPDCTATFKEHGSGPATVLPSDSAEFALSAAALSDEWPNASVFTGGGGSIPIVGHFKEILGMNSVMIGFALDDDAIHSPNEKYNLASFQKGIRSWVRVLSKLGAA from the coding sequence ATGAAACCCGAAATTCTTGAAGCCGCCGACGCCGCCATGCCCGCAGCACTTGACCGTTTGTTCGAGTTGCTGCGCATTCAAAGCATCTCAACCGATAGCGCCTTTGCCGAACCCTGCAGTGCGGCGGCCGATTGGCTGGTGGAGGATCTGACCAGCATCGGCTTTACCGCAAGCCGGCGCGACACGCCCGGCCATCCGATGGTTGTGGCCCATCATGATGGCCCCGGCCCGCATGTGCTGTTTTACGGTCATTACGATGTGCAGCCGGTTGACCCGCTGGAATTGTGGAACTCCAACCCGTTCGACCCGCAATTGGAAGACACGCCGAAGGGCAAGGTCATCCGCGCGCGCGGCGCATCCGATGACAAGGGCCAGTTGATGACCTTTGTCGAGGCCTGCCGCGTGCTGAAGGCTGAAACCGGCGCCCTGCCCTGCAAGATCACCATTCTGTTCGAGGGTGAGGAGGAAAGCGGCTCGCCCTCGCTGACCCCCTTTCTGAAGGCCAATGCCGATGAGCTGCGCGCCGATTTTGCAATGGTCTGCGATACCGGCATGTGGGATGCCGATACCCCCGCCATCTGCACCACTTTGCGCGGTCTGGTGGGCGAAGAGGTCACGATACAGGGCGCCGATATCGACCTGCATTCGGGCGGCTATGGCGGCCCTGCCGTGAACCCGCTGCGCGTGCTGTCGCATATTCTGGCGGGGCTGCATGATGCGGATGGCCGCGTCACGCTGGACGGGTTCTATGACGGGGTCGCGCCGATTTCCAACGCCACCCGCGCACAATGGGACAGCCTGAACTTCGACGAAGCCGCCTTTCTGGGCGCGGTCGGCCTGTCGCATTTGGCAGGCGAACAGGGCTTTAGCGCGCTGGAGCAGAACTGGGCGCGGCCCACGGCAGAGATCAACGGCATCTGGGGCGGCTATACCGGCAAGGGTTTCAAAACCGTGCTGCCCGCCAAGGCCCATGCCAAGGTCAGCTTCAGGCTGGTCGGCACGCAAGACCCTGCGAAAGTGCGCAGCGCCTTTCGCGCGCATGTCAACGCCATGCTGCCGCCCGATTGCACCGCCACGTTTAAAGAACATGGCAGCGGACCAGCCACGGTTTTGCCCAGCGATTCAGCCGAATTTGCGCTTTCAGCGGCGGCGCTTAGCGATGAATGGCCGAATGCGTCGGTGTTCACCGGCGGTGGTGGCTCCATCCCGATTGTTGGGCATTTCAAGGAAATTCTGGGCATGAATTCGGTCATGATCGGCTTTGCGCTGGATGATGACGCGATTCACTCGCCGAATGAGAAATACAACCTTGCCAGCTTTCAAAAGGGCATTCGCAGTTGGGTGCGGGTGTTAAGCAAGCTGGGCGCTGCGTAA
- the fabI gene encoding enoyl-ACP reductase FabI, translated as MGAGLMSGKRGLIMGVANDKSIAWGIARACHEQGAEMAFTYQGDALGKRVKPLAESIGAEIVLPCDVTDGASIDSVFAALQAKWGKIDFLVHAIGFSDKNELRGRYIDTSADNFALTMNISIFSFTAVAQRAEKMMPDGGAMLTLTYYGSERVMPHYNVMGVAKAGLEASVRYMAMDLGPKNIRVNSLSAGPIKTLAASGIGDFRYILKWNELNSPLRRNVTTDDVGKSGMYLLSDLSSGVTGENHHCDSGYHIVGMKAEDAPDIALGD; from the coding sequence ATGGGTGCAGGATTGATGAGCGGCAAGCGCGGCCTGATCATGGGCGTGGCAAATGACAAATCCATCGCATGGGGAATTGCGCGGGCCTGCCACGAACAGGGCGCCGAAATGGCCTTTACCTATCAGGGCGATGCGCTTGGCAAACGGGTCAAGCCACTGGCGGAAAGTATTGGTGCAGAAATTGTGCTGCCTTGCGATGTTACCGATGGCGCCTCGATCGATTCTGTTTTTGCCGCATTGCAAGCCAAATGGGGCAAGATTGACTTTCTGGTTCACGCTATTGGCTTTTCCGATAAAAACGAACTTCGTGGCCGTTACATTGACACCAGCGCCGATAACTTCGCGCTGACAATGAATATTTCGATTTTCAGCTTTACCGCCGTCGCCCAGCGCGCCGAAAAGATGATGCCCGATGGCGGCGCGATGCTCACGCTTACCTATTACGGCTCGGAACGTGTGATGCCGCATTACAACGTTATGGGCGTGGCCAAGGCCGGGCTTGAAGCCTCGGTGCGCTATATGGCGATGGATCTGGGGCCGAAGAATATCCGCGTGAACTCGCTCTCCGCCGGCCCGATCAAGACGCTGGCCGCCAGCGGCATTGGCGATTTCCGCTATATCCTTAAATGGAACGAGCTGAACTCGCCGCTGCGCCGCAATGTCACCACCGATGATGTGGGCAAATCGGGCATGTATCTGCTGTCCGACCTGTCTTCGGGTGTGACGGGTGAAAACCATCACTGCGATTCGGGCTATCATATTGTGGGCATGAAGGCCGAAGACGCCCCCGATATCGCGCTGGGAGACTGA
- the ppk2 gene encoding polyphosphate kinase 2 — protein MPFTKPFDGAISKFYADEAPKAVREAIERADKNDMLNPAFPYRERLSRKKYERDYAALQIELAKLQSWLRDSGERLAVVFEGRDAAGKGGSIKRLTENLNPRAAHVVALQKPTEAEQGQWYFQRYIAHMPTKGEIIAFDRSWYNRAVVEPVFGFCTEAQRDAFYEQVPEFEDLIVKDGIRLVKIWLTVGRAEQLRRILARESDPLKQWKLSSIDVKGLSLWEEYSAAISMMFARSHHNVAPWHVVRSDDKRRARLAIIRLVLSQFDYAGKDESLIGAPDPALVGAPEDMGFEGDGTA, from the coding sequence ATGCCGTTTACAAAGCCGTTTGACGGGGCGATATCGAAATTCTACGCCGATGAGGCGCCGAAAGCCGTGCGCGAAGCGATTGAGCGTGCCGACAAAAACGATATGCTCAACCCGGCCTTTCCCTACCGGGAACGGCTGTCGCGCAAAAAATATGAGCGTGATTATGCGGCGCTGCAAATAGAGCTGGCAAAGCTGCAATCCTGGCTGCGCGACAGCGGCGAACGCCTGGCCGTGGTGTTTGAGGGGCGCGATGCGGCGGGCAAGGGTGGCTCGATCAAGCGGCTCACCGAAAACCTGAACCCGCGCGCGGCCCATGTGGTCGCCCTGCAAAAACCAACCGAGGCCGAGCAGGGCCAATGGTATTTCCAGCGCTACATCGCGCATATGCCCACCAAGGGCGAGATCATCGCTTTTGATCGGAGCTGGTATAACCGCGCCGTGGTCGAGCCGGTTTTCGGCTTTTGCACCGAAGCGCAGCGCGATGCTTTTTATGAGCAGGTGCCGGAATTTGAAGACCTGATCGTGAAAGACGGCATCCGCCTTGTCAAAATCTGGCTGACCGTGGGCCGCGCCGAGCAGTTGCGCCGGATACTGGCGCGCGAATCCGACCCGCTGAAACAGTGGAAGCTTTCCTCGATTGACGTGAAAGGCCTGTCACTGTGGGAAGAATATTCCGCCGCCATTTCCATGATGTTCGCGCGCTCGCACCATAACGTCGCGCCCTGGCATGTGGTCCGCTCGGATGACAAACGCCGCGCGCGGCTGGCAATCATCAGACTGGTTCTGTCGCAGTTTGACTATGCTGGCAAAGATGAATCCCTCATCGGCGCACCCGACCCTGCCCTTGTTGGCGCGCCCGAAGACATGGGCTTCGAAGGCGACGGCACGGCATGA
- a CDS encoding TetR/AcrR family transcriptional regulator yields the protein MSDEGGGERKSYHHGNLRAALVDATLELITEKGPTGFTLAEAARHAGVSAAAPYRHFKGREELIEEVALIGFDMFADLLEHAFTKGPTGSPLEAFYRVGRAYLAFARRYPGHYIAMFESGVSIAGNSELTHVSNRAMAVLTRAAEALMEHIPIAKRPPAIMVSHHIWALSHGIVELFARGTPGGRAPFSPDELLESGTGIYLRGLGILKD from the coding sequence ATGAGCGATGAAGGCGGGGGTGAGCGTAAATCCTACCATCACGGCAATCTTCGCGCCGCGCTGGTGGATGCTACGCTTGAGCTGATCACTGAAAAGGGCCCAACGGGCTTTACCCTTGCCGAAGCCGCGCGCCATGCCGGTGTGTCTGCCGCCGCGCCCTACCGCCACTTCAAGGGTCGCGAAGAGCTGATCGAAGAAGTTGCGCTGATCGGCTTTGACATGTTCGCCGACCTGCTTGAACACGCCTTCACCAAGGGGCCGACCGGCTCGCCGCTGGAAGCGTTTTACCGGGTTGGGCGCGCCTATCTGGCTTTTGCGCGCCGCTACCCCGGCCACTATATCGCGATGTTTGAAAGCGGTGTCTCCATTGCCGGGAACTCCGAACTCACCCATGTCTCCAACCGCGCTATGGCCGTGCTGACCCGCGCCGCCGAAGCCTTGATGGAGCATATCCCCATTGCCAAACGCCCGCCCGCGATTATGGTCAGCCACCATATCTGGGCGCTGAGCCACGGCATTGTCGAGCTTTTCGCCCGCGGCACACCCGGTGGCCGCGCCCCGTTCTCGCCCGATGAATTGCTGGAAAGCGGCACGGGCATCTACCTGCGCGGGCTTGGCATTTTGAAAGACTGA
- a CDS encoding cold-shock protein, which produces MIKGLVKWFDAGKGYGFILVEDDGGDILLHANVLRNFGRGSISEGAEVSFSVQQTERGRQVAEIFEISAPVEAEADEEARMTMPDVGDAPLLPARVKWFDKVKGFGFANVFGSSDDIFLHMEILRHYGFSDLAPGEALSLQVVDGPRGQMAGAIYSWDRPVLLARSGQK; this is translated from the coding sequence ATGATTAAAGGACTGGTCAAATGGTTCGACGCCGGTAAAGGCTATGGCTTCATCCTTGTCGAGGATGATGGCGGCGATATTTTGTTACATGCCAATGTGTTGCGCAATTTCGGCCGTGGTTCTATCTCCGAAGGTGCCGAGGTCAGTTTTTCGGTTCAGCAAACCGAGCGTGGCCGTCAGGTTGCCGAGATTTTTGAAATTTCCGCACCCGTCGAGGCCGAGGCTGACGAAGAGGCCCGCATGACCATGCCCGATGTGGGCGATGCACCGCTTCTGCCGGCACGCGTGAAATGGTTCGACAAGGTCAAGGGGTTTGGCTTTGCCAATGTCTTTGGCAGTTCGGACGATATTTTCCTGCATATGGAAATTCTCCGGCATTACGGTTTTTCCGATCTGGCCCCCGGCGAGGCGCTGAGCCTTCAGGTGGTTGACGGGCCGCGCGGCCAGATGGCCGGCGCGATTTATTCATGGGACAGGCCCGTTTTGCTGGCCAGATCGGGGCAAAAATGA
- a CDS encoding trans-sulfuration enzyme family protein, producing MSRKPSQLQLSPATRAAQALHRINEITGAVVPDIALASTFARDAEYNPRQSYIYARDGGPTVEHAEVVLADLDGAAGSLLFGSGMAAAVALFESLPVGAHVVAPNVMYHGVLTWLHRQAARGILRLTTFDAADPSALPRVLAGGDVALVWTETPINPNWDVVDIAASAKAAHAVGAKLVVDCTAASPCTTQALALGADMVFHSATKYLNGHSDITGGVLSTAKTGAEWDELRKIRTLMGSVMAGFEAWLLIRGMRTLFVRFERASANALRIARYFEAHPKITAVLYPGLPSHPGHAIAARQMLHGFGGMLSLLAHSGADARHIARSTQLFLPATSLGGVESLIEHRKAVEGPHSIVPDTLLRLSVGIEDADDLIADLEQALEHL from the coding sequence ATGAGCAGAAAACCAAGCCAATTGCAGCTTTCCCCTGCAACACGCGCCGCACAGGCGCTGCACCGCATCAACGAGATTACCGGCGCGGTTGTGCCCGATATCGCGCTGGCCTCGACCTTTGCGCGCGATGCCGAATACAACCCGCGCCAAAGCTATATCTATGCGCGCGACGGTGGCCCGACCGTAGAACATGCCGAGGTGGTTCTGGCCGATCTGGATGGTGCTGCGGGCAGTTTGCTGTTCGGCTCGGGCATGGCGGCGGCGGTGGCCTTGTTTGAAAGCCTGCCGGTTGGCGCGCATGTCGTGGCGCCGAATGTCATGTATCATGGCGTGCTGACATGGCTGCACCGGCAGGCCGCGCGCGGCATTCTGCGGCTGACCACCTTTGATGCCGCCGACCCATCGGCCCTGCCGCGCGTGCTTGCGGGCGGCGATGTGGCGCTTGTCTGGACAGAAACCCCCATCAACCCCAATTGGGATGTGGTCGATATTGCCGCCTCGGCCAAGGCCGCCCATGCGGTTGGCGCGAAACTGGTGGTGGATTGCACGGCCGCTTCGCCCTGCACCACGCAGGCGCTCGCGCTTGGGGCGGATATGGTCTTCCACTCGGCCACCAAATACCTGAACGGGCATTCCGATATTACCGGCGGCGTGCTTTCCACCGCCAAAACCGGCGCGGAATGGGATGAGTTGCGCAAGATCCGCACGTTGATGGGCAGCGTCATGGCGGGGTTCGAGGCATGGTTGCTGATCCGCGGGATGCGCACTTTGTTCGTGCGGTTCGAGCGCGCCTCGGCCAATGCGCTGCGCATCGCCCGGTATTTTGAAGCGCATCCGAAAATCACCGCTGTGCTTTACCCCGGCCTGCCAAGCCATCCGGGCCACGCCATTGCCGCGCGCCAGATGCTGCACGGCTTTGGCGGTATGCTGTCGCTGCTTGCGCATTCTGGTGCCGATGCGCGCCATATTGCCCGTTCTACCCAGCTTTTCCTGCCCGCTACCAGCCTTGGCGGGGTTGAATCGCTGATCGAGCATCGCAAGGCGGTTGAAGGGCCGCATTCCATTGTGCCCGACACGCTTTTGCGGCTTTCGGTGGGCATTGAAGACGCGGATGATCTGATTGCCGATCTGGAACAAGCATTGGAACATCTATGA
- the pdxH gene encoding pyridoxamine 5'-phosphate oxidase, whose translation MGDKTDRSGIFAGDDPFAIARNWLAEAEQTEPNDANAIALASVDGRGLPNVRMVLLKEIETDAFVFYTNYESAKGQELAQSGKVAFVMHWKSLRRQLRVRGLVSREDGPQADAYFASRGLQSRIGAWASDQSRPLASRASLVARAAKFALSKGPNPARPPYWGGFRIHPLEIEFWADGAHRLHDRFQWRREVVSASWEITRLNP comes from the coding sequence ATGGGTGACAAAACCGACCGTAGCGGAATTTTTGCCGGCGACGACCCGTTTGCCATTGCCCGCAACTGGCTGGCCGAGGCGGAACAGACCGAGCCGAATGACGCAAACGCCATTGCGCTGGCCAGCGTCGACGGGCGCGGCCTGCCCAATGTGCGCATGGTCCTGCTCAAGGAAATAGAGACCGATGCCTTTGTTTTTTATACGAATTATGAAAGCGCCAAGGGCCAGGAGCTTGCGCAGTCGGGCAAGGTCGCCTTCGTGATGCACTGGAAATCCTTGCGCCGGCAGTTGCGTGTGCGCGGGCTGGTCAGCCGCGAAGACGGGCCGCAGGCCGATGCCTATTTCGCCAGCCGTGGGTTGCAAAGCCGTATCGGGGCCTGGGCGTCGGACCAGTCGCGCCCGCTTGCCTCGCGCGCGTCTTTGGTGGCGCGGGCGGCTAAATTTGCGCTCAGCAAGGGGCCAAACCCCGCGCGCCCGCCCTATTGGGGCGGATTTCGAATCCACCCGCTTGAAATCGAGTTCTGGGCCGATGGTGCGCACCGGTTGCATGATCGCTTCCAATGGCGCCGCGAAGTTGTTTCCGCTTCTTGGGAAATAACCCGTCTCAACCCGTAA
- a CDS encoding ATPase translates to MIYANETAWADAPHRRVALFGMSGLGKTHIATMLRATGDWFHYSVDFRIGTRYMGEHIVDNFKHHAMQDAFLRELLMSDSIYIASNISFNNLAPLSTYLGKPGDTARGGIDLETYIARQRQHRSAEIAATIDAGLFARKAADIYGYAHFIADCSGSLCEVVAPDDAADPVLTALSQTALPVWIRGTETLVDELVKRFSAAPKPMYYNEAFLREKWAEYCKARDVAPDAVDPDDFIRWGFRQLLEHRLPIYARMAQNWGVTIEAAEAAALRDAQDFDTLIGAAIARKKA, encoded by the coding sequence ATGATCTATGCCAATGAAACCGCCTGGGCCGATGCCCCCCACCGCCGCGTGGCGCTGTTCGGCATGTCCGGCCTTGGGAAAACCCATATCGCCACCATGCTGCGCGCCACGGGGGATTGGTTCCACTACTCGGTCGATTTTCGCATTGGCACGCGCTATATGGGCGAGCATATCGTCGATAATTTCAAGCATCACGCCATGCAAGACGCGTTTCTGCGCGAGCTTCTGATGAGCGATTCCATCTATATCGCCTCCAATATCAGCTTCAACAATCTGGCGCCGCTTTCCACCTATCTAGGCAAACCCGGCGATACGGCGCGCGGCGGCATTGACTTGGAAACCTATATCGCCCGTCAGCGCCAGCACCGCAGCGCCGAAATCGCCGCTACGATCGATGCGGGCCTGTTCGCCAGAAAAGCCGCCGATATCTATGGCTATGCGCATTTCATCGCCGATTGTTCCGGCTCGCTCTGCGAGGTCGTGGCCCCCGATGATGCCGCCGACCCTGTGCTGACCGCGCTCAGCCAAACGGCGCTGCCGGTCTGGATTCGCGGCACGGAAACGCTGGTCGACGAGCTGGTCAAACGTTTTTCCGCCGCCCCCAAGCCGATGTATTACAACGAGGCGTTCCTGCGCGAAAAATGGGCCGAATACTGCAAAGCGCGCGATGTCGCCCCCGATGCCGTTGACCCGGATGACTTCATTCGCTGGGGCTTTCGGCAATTGCTGGAACATCGCCTGCCCATTTACGCCAGAATGGCGCAAAACTGGGGTGTGACGATTGAAGCCGCCGAGGCGGCCGCCCTGCGTGACGCCCAAGACTTTGACACCCTGATCGGCGCGGCCATCGCGCGCAAGAAAGCCTGA
- a CDS encoding aspartyl/asparaginyl beta-hydroxylase domain-containing protein has product MYSSVSERAVSSQWFFDNISVLLRRLYASINTPPVLDMEEFFPAHRQILDNFEAIRDEAVAIFQANPNVPRFHDISSTQYRISDNDGKNWRMFLVKSYGRLIRGNADMTPTLTRFLRANPHVTTAALSYLDPGKHIPPHKGPFRGILRYHICLMAPDTQSDNPPWLAVDGTRYPYAEGGDLLWDDTFLHEVLNPGPNPRIALLLDVKRPVPRLFHKALFNITLFGGWVYTRVNERSLRITTSQPAPENG; this is encoded by the coding sequence ATGTATTCGTCGGTTTCGGAGCGGGCCGTGTCATCGCAGTGGTTTTTTGACAATATCTCGGTGCTGTTACGGCGGCTTTATGCCAGCATCAACACACCGCCCGTGCTGGATATGGAAGAATTCTTCCCCGCACATCGGCAGATTCTCGACAATTTCGAGGCCATCCGCGATGAGGCAGTGGCGATCTTTCAGGCCAACCCGAATGTGCCGCGATTTCACGACATTTCCTCGACACAATACCGTATTTCCGACAATGACGGTAAAAACTGGCGGATGTTCCTGGTAAAATCCTACGGGCGGCTGATCCGGGGCAATGCCGATATGACCCCGACACTTACCCGGTTTTTGCGCGCCAACCCGCATGTGACAACCGCCGCCTTGTCCTATCTGGACCCCGGCAAGCATATTCCGCCGCATAAAGGCCCGTTTCGCGGCATTTTGCGCTATCACATTTGCCTTATGGCGCCCGATACGCAATCCGACAATCCGCCCTGGCTGGCGGTGGATGGCACCCGCTACCCCTATGCCGAGGGGGGCGATCTGCTGTGGGACGATACCTTCCTGCACGAGGTGCTGAACCCCGGCCCCAACCCGCGGATTGCGCTTTTGCTGGACGTAAAGCGCCCCGTGCCGCGCCTGTTTCACAAGGCGCTGTTCAACATCACGCTGTTTGGCGGCTGGGTCTATACCCGCGTGAACGAGCGGAGCTTGCGCATCACGACCAGCCAACCCGCGCCTGAAAACGGTTGA
- the metA gene encoding homoserine O-acetyltransferase MetA, which yields MPIRLPSTLPAYNVLSREGVMVMADELADHQDIRPLKIGLLNLMPKKVQTETQFARLIGAGPLQIDLHLIRMSEHQTRNTPSEHMDAFYRSFAEVKDEKFDGLVITGAPIEHLPFEEVSYWDELREVMDWTQTNVHRTFGVCWGGMALINHFHGVPKHMLDAKLFGCFRHQNLAPANPHLRGFSDEFVVPVSRWTEIRAADLAGKPLEILLNSDESGICLVDDPTRRALHIFNHFEYDSTTLKEEYDRDVAANAAINVPANYYPNNDPRKTPQNRWRSHAHLLYGNWINEIYQTTPYDMRAIGQ from the coding sequence ATGCCCATTCGCCTGCCCTCGACCCTGCCCGCCTATAACGTGCTGTCGCGCGAGGGCGTTATGGTTATGGCGGATGAGTTGGCCGACCATCAGGATATCCGCCCGCTCAAGATCGGCCTGCTGAACCTGATGCCGAAGAAGGTGCAGACTGAAACGCAGTTTGCGCGGCTCATCGGTGCAGGCCCGCTGCAGATTGACCTGCATCTGATACGGATGAGCGAACACCAGACCCGCAACACACCGTCAGAACATATGGACGCCTTCTACCGCTCGTTTGCCGAGGTGAAGGACGAGAAATTCGACGGGCTGGTCATAACCGGCGCGCCAATCGAACACCTCCCGTTTGAGGAAGTTTCCTACTGGGACGAGCTGCGCGAGGTGATGGACTGGACACAAACCAATGTGCATCGCACCTTTGGTGTGTGCTGGGGCGGCATGGCGCTGATCAACCATTTCCACGGTGTGCCAAAGCATATGCTCGACGCCAAGCTGTTTGGCTGCTTCCGCCACCAGAACCTTGCCCCCGCCAACCCGCATCTGCGCGGCTTTTCCGATGAATTCGTCGTGCCGGTCAGCCGCTGGACCGAAATCCGTGCCGCCGATCTGGCGGGCAAGCCGCTTGAAATTTTGCTCAATTCCGATGAGAGCGGCATTTGCCTGGTCGATGACCCGACCCGCCGCGCGCTGCATATTTTCAACCATTTCGAATATGATTCGACCACGCTCAAGGAAGAATATGACCGCGATGTCGCCGCAAATGCCGCGATCAACGTGCCTGCGAATTACTACCCGAACAACGACCCGCGCAAAACGCCGCAAAACCGCTGGCGCAGCCACGCGCATTTGCTTTACGGCAACTGGATCAACGAAATTTACCAGACAACCCCCTACGATATGCGCGCAATCGGCCAGTAG
- a CDS encoding DUF192 domain-containing protein, with protein sequence MKILPVLALLVAFASSAVAQVCDPQFLDVRGDGVSARFEVEVVETPQDKARGLMFRESLPMFSGMLFVYDRPQRVSFWMRNTLIPLDMIFIGADGVVRNVHANAKPGDETGIPGGSDDIQFVLEVNGGLARMLNIVPGVEIQHPAIDASLAAWPCEIAAE encoded by the coding sequence ATGAAAATACTTCCAGTCCTTGCGCTGCTGGTTGCGTTTGCCAGCAGTGCCGTGGCGCAGGTCTGCGATCCGCAATTTCTGGATGTGCGCGGCGATGGCGTTTCGGCACGGTTTGAAGTTGAGGTGGTTGAAACACCGCAAGACAAGGCGCGCGGGCTCATGTTTCGTGAAAGCCTGCCAATGTTCAGCGGAATGCTGTTTGTCTATGACCGTCCGCAGCGCGTTTCCTTTTGGATGCGCAACACGCTCATTCCGCTTGATATGATCTTTATCGGGGCCGATGGGGTTGTGCGCAATGTCCATGCCAATGCCAAGCCGGGCGATGAAACCGGCATTCCCGGTGGATCGGATGATATTCAGTTCGTGCTGGAGGTAAACGGCGGTTTGGCGCGGATGCTGAACATCGTGCCGGGCGTTGAAATCCAGCATCCGGCCATCGATGCCAGCCTTGCCGCATGGCCTTGCGAAATAGCCGCAGAATAG
- the gpt gene encoding xanthine phosphoribosyltransferase, with protein MTDRLPHEKGFHISWDQIHRDARALAWRLDGKGPDAGGWRAVVAITRGGMAPAMIVARELDIRTVDTISVKSYHSGGGAADQRREAEVLKHPDAEIMGDGTGILIVDDLVDTGKTLELVREMYPKAHFAAVYAKPAGKPMVDSFITEVSQDTWIFFPWDMALQYVQPFRGTD; from the coding sequence ATGACCGACCGTCTGCCGCATGAAAAAGGCTTCCATATCAGCTGGGACCAGATCCACCGCGATGCGCGCGCGCTTGCCTGGCGGCTGGATGGCAAGGGCCCGGATGCGGGTGGCTGGCGCGCGGTTGTGGCCATAACGCGCGGCGGCATGGCACCGGCAATGATTGTGGCGCGCGAGCTGGATATTCGCACGGTCGATACGATCTCGGTAAAATCCTACCATTCGGGCGGCGGCGCGGCCGACCAGCGCCGCGAAGCCGAAGTGCTGAAACACCCCGATGCCGAAATCATGGGCGATGGCACCGGCATTCTGATTGTCGATGATCTGGTGGATACCGGCAAAACGCTGGAACTGGTGCGCGAGATGTATCCCAAGGCGCATTTCGCTGCCGTTTATGCCAAACCGGCGGGCAAACCGATGGTTGACAGTTTCATCACCGAAGTCAGCCAGGATACCTGGATCTTCTTTCCCTGGGATATGGCGCTGCAATATGTCCAGCCGTTTCGCGGCACAGACTAG